Proteins from a genomic interval of Capsicum annuum cultivar UCD-10X-F1 chromosome 4, UCD10Xv1.1, whole genome shotgun sequence:
- the LOC107869432 gene encoding dof zinc finger protein DOF3.4, whose translation MSSEIGDRRPARLPAPVNGTRPSEPENLPCPRCDSTNTKFCYYNNYNLSQPRHFCKSCRRYWTRGGTLRNVPVGGGTRKNSSHKRPRTTTGAAVQEHTNPGLGSGSGSVSLMGCEVNLNESVQEGGGNGTASFTSLLTAGPVGGGFGPLGGFGLGLSGFGLGNLDWPMEQVVVGGVGGNGGDGGENDKWQLSGGEVEGGGGGGDDDCFGWPDLAISAPGTSLK comes from the coding sequence ATGTCTTCAGAAATCGGCGACAGACGTCCGGCGAGACTACCGGCGCCGGTGAACGGAACACGACCATCGGAACCGGAGAACTTGCCATGTCCACGTTGTGATTCTACTAACACGAAGTTTTGTTATTACAACAACTATAACCTATCTCAACCTCGTCATTTTTGCAAGTCTTGCCGTCGTTATTGGACACGTGGCGGCACCTTAAGGAATGTCCCCGTTGGTGGAGGTACACGTAAGAACTCCTCCCATAAACGCCCACGCACCACCACCGGAGCCGCCGTTCAAGAACACACCAACCCGGGTTTGGGTTCCGGGTCGGGTTCGGTTTCGTTAATGGGTTGTGAAGTGAACTTGAATGAATCAGTTCAGGAAGGTGGCGGAAATGGTACGGCGTCGTTTACTTCGTTGCTGACAGCTGGTCCAGTGGGAGGTGGGTTTGGGCCATTAGGTGGATTTGGGCTTGGGCTAAGTGGGTTTGGGCTTGGAAATCTTGATTGGCCCATGGAGCAAGTAGTAGTAGGCGGCGTCGGAGGTAATGGCGGCGATGGTGGTGAAAATGACAAGTGGCAGCTGAGTGGCGGGGAGGTTGAAGGCGGCGGAGGTGGTGGCGATGATGATTGTTTTGGTTGGCCTGATCTTGCTATTTCAGCACCAGGGACGAGTCTTAAATGA